A single genomic interval of Cucumis sativus cultivar 9930 chromosome 5, Cucumber_9930_V3, whole genome shotgun sequence harbors:
- the PIP2-7 gene encoding aquaporin PIP2-1-like, translating into MAKDDVTTARGFSGKDYHDPPPAPLFDAAELGKWSFYRAIIAEFIATLLFLYVTILTIIGYNSQTDTDKPGANACDGVGILGIAWSFGGMIFVLVYCTAGISGGHINPAVTFGLFLARKVSLVRAVAYMVAQCLGAVCGAGLVKAFQKGYYNKYGGGANQLAHGYSKGTGLGAEIVGTFILVYTVFSATDSKRNARDSHVPVLAPLPIGFAVFMVHLATIPITGTSINPARSFGPAVILNREKPWDDHWIFWVGPFVGAAIAAFYHQFILRAGAAKALGSFRSNPSV; encoded by the exons ATGGCCAAAGACGACGTCACGACGGCAAGAGGGTTCTCCGGCAAGGACTACCACGACCCTCCTCCAGCCCCGCTCTTCGACGCGGCGGAGCTAGGCAAGTGGTCCTTTTACAGAGCCATCATTGCTGAGTTCATTGccactcttctttttctctatgtCACTATCTTGACTATTATCGGCTACAACAGCCAGACCGATACCGACAAGCCCGGCGCCAACGCTTGCGATGGCGTTGGCATTCTCGGCATCGCTTGGTCCTTTGGCGGCATGATCTTCGTCCTTGTCTACTGCACTGCTGGCATTTCAG GAGGGCACATAAACCCGGCGGTGACGTTCGGGCTGTTCTTGGCTCGTAAAGTGTCGTTGGTGCGAGCAGTAGCGTACATGGTGGCTCAGTGTTTGGGGGCCGTTTGCGGTGCGGGGCTAGTAAAAGCCTTCCAAAAGGGTTACTACAACAAGTACGGTGGCGGTGCGAACCAACTCGCCCATGGCTACTCCAAAGGCACCGGTTTAGGAGCTGAAATCGTTGGTACCTTTATCTTGGTTTACACCGTCTTCTCCGCCACCGATTCCAAGAGAAATGCCAGAGACTCCCATGTTCCT GTATTGGCTCCACTCCCAATTGGGTTTGCTGTGTTTATGGTTCACTTGGCCACCATCCCCATCACCGGCACAAGCATCAACCCTGCAAGAAGCTTCGGCCCTGCTGTTATCTTGAATAGGGAAAAACCTTGGGATGACCAT TGGATATTCTGGGTTGGGCCATTTGTGGGAGCGGCCATCGCAGCGTTCTACCACCAGTTCATCTTGAGGGCGGGCGCGGCCAAAGCTCTGGGCTCTTTCAGGAGCAACCCCTCCGTCTGA